From a single Anaerolineales bacterium genomic region:
- the rpmE gene encoding 50S ribosomal protein L31, giving the protein MRADIHPTVFQAQVTCASCGNTWVTTSTKKELRIDVCSNCHPFFTGESAKILDVEGQVDRFYKKLSARQTYVEQQKAKEASLNSLDRSIDDLALTPRATDSLKKAGILTIGQVLDKLAEGDAALLAVSGYGQSALTATKKKLRALDFELPEPPKVEKAAKAPEASEEAEATESAE; this is encoded by the coding sequence ATGAGAGCTGATATCCATCCCACCGTGTTTCAGGCGCAGGTCACCTGCGCTTCCTGCGGCAATACTTGGGTGACCACTTCCACCAAGAAGGAATTGCGCATCGACGTTTGCTCCAATTGTCATCCGTTCTTTACCGGTGAATCCGCGAAGATCCTCGACGTGGAAGGTCAGGTGGACCGCTTCTACAAGAAGCTTTCCGCGCGCCAGACCTACGTGGAACAGCAGAAAGCCAAGGAAGCTTCCTTGAACTCGCTTGATCGTTCCATCGACGATCTCGCCCTCACCCCGCGTGCAACGGATTCGCTCAAGAAGGCTGGCATCCTGACCATTGGTCAGGTGCTCGATAAACTTGCGGAAGGCGATGCCGCCCTGCTTGCAGTTTCGGGCTATGGTCAATCCGCGTTGACCGCCACCAAGAAGAAACTGCGCGCATTGGATTTTGAACTTCCCGAACCGCCCAAGGTCGAGAAGGCAGCCAAGGCTCCTGAAGCAAGCGAAGAAGCCGAAGCGACCGAGTCGGCTGAATAG